In Candidatus Defluviilinea proxima, a single genomic region encodes these proteins:
- the metG gene encoding methionine--tRNA ligase, translating to MNENILIAIAWPYANAEIHVGNITGSHLPGDIAARYHRLKGNNVLMVSGTDSHGTPVVIAADKEGKSVEEVYKRYHDSFLELFQGWGITYDLFTTTHTENHFKVSQTIFLALQKNGFMFKQFSKQWYSPTAKKFLPDRYVEGTCYICGFEGARSDQCDKCGNVLEPEKLINPRAKTGDGALELRETEHFYLDLSKLEPDVKKFLRDRSDHMRDTVIGESLGKIEAEGLKPRPITRDLDWGIPVPIDEAGWETKKLYVWFEAVIGYLSAAIEWGQLSPKKDAWRDWWTNPKAKHFHFIGKDNIFFHTSLWPAQLMGAGSAFMEIFTGDAVPLTLPYDVPANQFMNLEKQKISGSRNWAVWGRDALTRYDADALRYYLTVNMPEAKDSDWDWAEFVARNNNELVATWGNLANRVLAFCYKHWDGHIPDVDLNTLRPADLELLAAIENGFNTVGAELEAVRLRLAVGEAMKLATTVNQYLDVNAPWTAIKTDKASAALTVYTALKAIDSLKVLFSPFLPFTSAKLHGFFGYETPLFGEQYVEEIHDSLGTHRGLKYRGAEGVQWKPSELKPGAKLNQPGPLFKKLEDSVVEEERARLGK from the coding sequence ATGAACGAAAACATACTCATTGCCATTGCCTGGCCCTATGCCAATGCAGAGATCCATGTAGGAAATATCACCGGTTCCCACCTGCCCGGTGACATTGCCGCACGCTACCACCGCCTGAAAGGGAATAATGTTCTTATGGTCAGTGGTACGGATTCACACGGGACGCCCGTTGTCATCGCCGCGGACAAGGAAGGGAAATCTGTCGAGGAAGTGTACAAACGCTATCACGATAGCTTCCTTGAGTTATTCCAAGGCTGGGGCATCACGTACGATCTGTTCACCACAACCCATACCGAGAACCATTTCAAGGTCTCTCAAACCATCTTCCTTGCCTTACAGAAGAACGGATTCATGTTCAAGCAGTTCAGCAAGCAATGGTACTCCCCTACTGCAAAGAAATTCCTGCCCGACCGTTACGTCGAAGGGACATGCTACATCTGCGGCTTTGAGGGCGCACGTTCAGATCAATGCGACAAATGCGGCAACGTACTCGAGCCTGAGAAATTAATTAATCCGCGTGCCAAGACCGGTGACGGTGCTCTCGAGTTACGTGAGACTGAACATTTTTATCTCGACCTCTCCAAACTCGAACCTGATGTCAAGAAGTTCCTGCGTGACCGCTCCGATCACATGCGCGATACGGTCATCGGTGAGTCACTAGGCAAGATCGAAGCCGAGGGACTCAAGCCGCGCCCGATCACGCGCGATCTTGATTGGGGTATCCCTGTCCCGATCGATGAGGCGGGTTGGGAAACAAAAAAGCTCTACGTGTGGTTCGAAGCAGTTATCGGCTACCTCTCCGCTGCCATTGAGTGGGGACAGCTCTCCCCGAAGAAAGACGCGTGGCGCGATTGGTGGACGAATCCCAAAGCGAAGCATTTCCACTTCATCGGCAAGGACAACATCTTCTTCCACACATCGCTGTGGCCTGCACAACTCATGGGCGCTGGCAGTGCGTTCATGGAAATCTTTACGGGCGACGCGGTCCCATTGACCCTACCGTATGATGTGCCCGCCAATCAGTTCATGAATCTCGAAAAGCAAAAGATCAGCGGCTCGCGCAATTGGGCGGTGTGGGGACGCGATGCATTGACGCGGTATGACGCCGATGCGTTGCGCTATTACCTGACGGTGAACATGCCCGAAGCCAAGGACAGCGACTGGGATTGGGCCGAGTTTGTGGCGCGCAATAACAACGAACTGGTGGCGACGTGGGGCAATCTTGCAAACCGTGTGCTGGCGTTCTGTTACAAACACTGGGATGGGCACATCCCTGATGTGGATTTGAACACGCTTCGCCCCGCGGACCTGGAACTGCTCGCGGCAATCGAAAACGGATTCAACACTGTAGGCGCGGAACTCGAAGCCGTGCGCCTGCGACTGGCCGTCGGCGAAGCAATGAAACTCGCCACAACAGTGAATCAATATCTCGATGTCAACGCACCATGGACAGCCATCAAAACAGACAAAGCCTCTGCCGCGCTGACGGTCTACACTGCGCTCAAAGCCATCGACTCGCTCAAAGTGCTGTTCTCGCCGTTCCTGCCATTTACATCTGCGAAACTGCATGGCTTCTTCGGGTATGAGACTCCGCTCTTCGGTGAGCAATACGTTGAAGAGATCCATGACTCGCTCGGCACACATCGAGGACTGAAATATCGCGGTGCTGAGGGAGTGCAATGGAAGCCCAGCGAATTGAAGCCTGGAGCGAAGTTGAATCAGCCGGGTCCATTGTTCAAGAAGTTGGAAGATAGTGTGGTGGAAGAGGAACGGGCGAGGTTAGGGAAATAA
- a CDS encoding glycosyltransferase family 2 protein, whose translation MPIRARTVASQVKWITPRLLSLQTDSNDLVVICVVRNGQEHLKGFIDHHRKIGAKYIVFLDNNSTDLTIELAQQQSQGDVILLKCDLQYGRYRDEFKYWLAQTFGSGCWCLIADIDERFDFPYSNLIKLSSFLQYLNSYKYSGVYLQMVDLFADKSILDWPTIENIEERSLWYDHTNIFIDPNTATRDTALGNKETNSNIKALWGGIRKAIFNVEKLQTKQTLLFPSRGAYPISPHWIKNADLADVSCALFHYAFDNTFPKRCEEIVRRNSHWSNSIEYRNYLLKINQMGDELTLKTSSAKKLSGINDLVDDGYLIVSEQYMMYVKSILNTGRT comes from the coding sequence TTGCCAATACGTGCAAGAACTGTTGCATCACAAGTCAAATGGATAACGCCCCGTTTGTTGAGTCTTCAAACAGACAGCAACGACTTAGTGGTTATCTGTGTTGTCAGAAACGGGCAAGAACATCTAAAAGGCTTTATAGATCATCATAGAAAAATCGGGGCGAAGTATATTGTATTCCTGGATAACAACTCAACAGATCTGACAATAGAGTTAGCACAACAACAAAGTCAAGGCGATGTAATTCTTTTGAAATGCGATCTACAATACGGACGTTATCGGGACGAGTTTAAATACTGGCTTGCACAAACTTTTGGAAGCGGTTGTTGGTGCTTAATAGCAGACATTGATGAACGGTTTGATTTTCCATATTCAAATTTAATAAAACTTAGTAGCTTTCTTCAGTATTTAAATTCTTATAAATATTCTGGGGTTTATCTTCAAATGGTAGACTTGTTCGCAGACAAGTCAATATTGGATTGGCCCACTATTGAAAACATTGAAGAACGCTCACTCTGGTATGACCATACGAATATTTTCATAGACCCTAACACAGCCACAAGAGATACTGCTTTGGGAAATAAAGAGACGAACTCAAATATTAAGGCCTTATGGGGCGGTATCCGTAAAGCCATCTTTAATGTCGAAAAACTACAGACAAAACAAACTTTGCTCTTTCCATCTCGTGGTGCATATCCTATTTCACCACATTGGATCAAAAACGCCGATCTAGCAGATGTAAGCTGTGCGTTATTCCATTATGCATTCGATAACACCTTTCCAAAGCGATGTGAGGAAATCGTACGGAGAAACAGTCACTGGAGCAATTCGATTGAGTACAGGAATTACCTTTTGAAAATAAATCAGATGGGTGATGAATTAACGCTAAAAACCAGTTCAGCCAAAAAACTTTCAGGAATCAATGATCTGGTTGACGATGGGTACTTAATCGTTTCGGAACAATATATGATGTATGTGAAATCAATCTTAAACACGGGGCGAACATGA
- a CDS encoding HD-GYP domain-containing protein codes for MQELHPNIETTPLFLHLKECMDERRSVEFEDESSYSNSPFTKWKIKMDPVPEGVFIHSTGLAAHKTKIKVRQKTVPSTMANHHSQYHSEDSLAHNKIITSQSKSLAIEGWLDALDSRTKETNEHILRVTEATVILAKMAGISENEIIHIRRGALLHDIGKTGIPDPILLKSGKLTADEWEVIRKHPVYAYDLVYPIEYLRNCLSIPYSHHEKWDGTGYPQGLRGEDIPLPARLFAVVDVWETLSFDRVYRKAWPHEKIMDYIQQQSGCHFDPKVVSLFFHTTKDLLKLVPQ; via the coding sequence ATGCAGGAACTCCACCCAAACATCGAAACTACCCCGCTATTTTTGCACTTAAAAGAATGCATGGACGAAAGAAGGTCGGTCGAATTTGAAGACGAGTCGTCTTATTCCAACAGTCCATTCACAAAATGGAAGATCAAAATGGACCCCGTGCCTGAGGGAGTATTCATCCATTCAACGGGATTGGCCGCGCACAAGACAAAAATAAAGGTTAGACAAAAGACTGTACCGTCGACCATGGCTAACCACCACTCACAGTATCACTCGGAAGACTCTCTAGCACACAATAAGATCATCACAAGCCAGTCAAAATCTTTAGCCATAGAAGGATGGCTGGACGCGTTAGATTCTCGTACCAAGGAAACAAACGAGCACATACTCCGTGTAACAGAGGCGACAGTCATACTCGCAAAAATGGCAGGGATATCAGAAAACGAGATCATCCACATCAGGCGCGGTGCGTTACTTCATGACATAGGGAAAACTGGGATACCTGATCCCATTTTGCTCAAATCAGGAAAACTGACTGCTGACGAATGGGAAGTCATCCGCAAACATCCTGTCTATGCTTACGATCTGGTGTATCCCATTGAATATCTCAGAAACTGTCTGTCGATTCCATATTCACATCATGAAAAGTGGGACGGGACAGGTTACCCACAAGGCTTGCGAGGAGAAGACATCCCCCTCCCTGCTCGTCTATTCGCAGTTGTGGATGTTTGGGAAACGCTTTCGTTTGACCGTGTTTATCGAAAGGCATGGCCACATGAAAAGATCATGGATTATATCCAACAGCAATCAGGATGTCACTTTGACCCCAAAGTCGTAAGTCTGTTTTTCCACACGACCAAAGATCTATTGAAACTTGTTCCGCAATAA
- a CDS encoding glycosyltransferase family 2 protein codes for MLDGHIKWISESPIHANSAEDLVVVCVVRNGAGHVVNFINHHLQLGAKSIILLDNCSTDETINNARKFGEKVTILSSKLPFNQFEMAFRAWMVNKFAKSCWCLLADIDERFQYPYSPDIELISFLRYLNQNNYSGVNMQMVDLFADGSIDEWPNAENVERDCVWYDTSGIRKRDFEPISQLLAGNSQSSKEIKLLRGGIRAVSLGAQRSITKQALIFPSRGVTSLTPHWAIGAHFADVSCALLHYPFDRLFYERCAEIVQRKSHWKNSGEYRIYLNTLIQEGSKFSLKGKTAKQFTGDDQLVADGFLVVSKRYSQFVETTKATSGQKSLNK; via the coding sequence ATGCTTGATGGTCATATTAAATGGATCAGTGAATCCCCTATCCATGCTAACAGCGCAGAAGACTTAGTGGTAGTTTGTGTAGTGAGAAATGGCGCAGGGCATGTAGTTAATTTCATAAATCACCATCTACAATTGGGCGCAAAATCCATCATTTTGTTGGACAACTGCTCAACTGATGAAACAATAAATAACGCGCGAAAATTCGGGGAAAAGGTCACAATTTTATCCAGCAAATTGCCTTTCAACCAATTTGAAATGGCATTTCGAGCTTGGATGGTCAACAAATTCGCAAAATCTTGCTGGTGCTTATTGGCAGATATTGATGAACGGTTTCAGTATCCATACTCTCCTGATATTGAGCTGATATCATTTTTGCGCTATTTAAATCAAAACAATTATTCCGGTGTAAACATGCAAATGGTTGATCTTTTCGCAGATGGCTCTATAGACGAATGGCCCAATGCAGAAAATGTAGAAAGAGACTGTGTTTGGTATGATACATCGGGAATTCGTAAGCGAGATTTTGAACCCATCTCACAACTTCTGGCAGGAAATAGCCAGTCCAGCAAGGAAATAAAACTTCTACGCGGAGGGATACGTGCGGTTTCACTCGGGGCACAGAGAAGCATAACCAAGCAAGCACTGATATTTCCATCTCGCGGCGTCACCAGCCTTACACCCCACTGGGCAATCGGAGCACATTTCGCGGATGTTAGCTGCGCACTATTACACTATCCTTTTGACAGGTTATTCTATGAAAGGTGCGCTGAAATCGTCCAACGAAAAAGCCACTGGAAGAATTCTGGAGAGTATCGCATTTATCTCAACACACTAATACAGGAAGGCAGTAAGTTTTCGCTAAAGGGAAAAACTGCCAAGCAATTCACAGGCGACGACCAGTTGGTAGCTGACGGCTTCCTTGTTGTGTCCAAACGATATTCTCAATTTGTAGAAACAACTAAAGCCACCAGTGGGCAAAAATCTCTGAACAAATGA
- a CDS encoding class I SAM-dependent methyltransferase, with amino-acid sequence MNNTILNTQVSYDNVAAEYAEKFKDEMDDKPFDRDCLDRLVNEVGNLGLICDLGCGPGQIARYLHRKGASTLGVDLSPQMIAEAQRLNPEIHFHQGDMLALPDADNSWGGIAAFYCIIHIPRERIVDALREMKRVLKPGGVLLVTFHIGEEIKHIDTWWEKSVNLDFAYYEPNEMEEWLQEAGIKLEETLVREPNPDVEVATRRAYLFARKSED; translated from the coding sequence ATGAACAATACCATTTTGAATACTCAAGTCAGTTACGACAATGTTGCGGCAGAATACGCGGAGAAGTTCAAAGATGAAATGGACGACAAGCCCTTCGACCGCGATTGCCTTGATCGTTTGGTGAACGAAGTTGGAAATCTCGGCCTCATTTGTGATCTGGGTTGCGGACCCGGTCAGATCGCGCGATATTTACATCGCAAAGGCGCGAGCACGTTGGGCGTAGACCTCTCGCCACAGATGATCGCAGAAGCACAGAGGCTGAATCCCGAGATCCATTTTCACCAAGGGGACATGCTCGCCCTGCCCGATGCCGATAATTCCTGGGGTGGAATCGCCGCCTTCTACTGCATCATCCACATTCCGCGTGAAAGGATCGTTGATGCCTTGAGAGAGATGAAACGAGTTCTCAAACCTGGCGGCGTACTGCTAGTCACATTTCACATCGGAGAAGAAATTAAACACATTGACACGTGGTGGGAAAAATCTGTCAATTTGGATTTTGCTTATTATGAGCCGAATGAAATGGAAGAATGGTTGCAAGAGGCAGGAATCAAGTTGGAAGAAACTCTTGTGAGAGAGCCAAACCCGGACGTGGAAGTCGCCACGAGGAGAGCGTATTTGTTTGCGAGGAAGTCGGAGGATTGA
- a CDS encoding response regulator — MTRILVIDDEPINHQLVAHALEPLKCELHFSPDGKDGVAKARNLKPDLIITDVMMPDINGYEVTRILRREPQFAVTPILVLTAQSGLQDKLKSFEAGADDHLTKPFEGAELMMRVSALLRRIEFLKSSQQTSTGQERARFVAVHSLRGGTGSSTLAVNLGVGLFQLWKRPAILLDLTMTAGQVALMLNMSLKRTWADIARYGPDDLDLDALNSIIGSHESGLSFIAAPTFPAEAETLRGETLNSALRLIASQFDYIVADLPHDFSESAIQALDMADLILVMATPDMASIRAVIAALDTYEKLGYKKEKIKFVLSAPFLHSSLTKEKIESALGMPSVLMIPYVQDVLLNAINLGQPVAYHKPKELISGVFEDFCFLLSKDAHRKSKPENPSDAWKRVYKRYQERKR; from the coding sequence ATGACGCGCATTCTTGTAATTGATGATGAACCTATTAACCACCAATTAGTGGCGCATGCATTGGAGCCGTTGAAGTGTGAATTACATTTTTCTCCTGATGGCAAGGATGGAGTAGCAAAGGCCCGCAATCTCAAGCCCGACCTGATTATCACTGATGTGATGATGCCAGACATCAACGGTTATGAAGTCACGCGCATTCTGCGCCGTGAGCCACAATTTGCAGTAACGCCGATTTTGGTGCTCACCGCGCAATCCGGTTTGCAGGATAAGCTCAAATCTTTTGAGGCAGGCGCAGATGATCATTTGACAAAGCCTTTTGAAGGGGCTGAATTGATGATGCGGGTAAGCGCTCTTTTGAGACGTATTGAGTTTCTCAAATCATCACAACAAACATCTACTGGGCAAGAACGTGCACGTTTTGTTGCTGTTCATAGTCTCCGGGGCGGGACGGGTTCATCTACGTTGGCAGTTAATCTTGGCGTTGGGTTATTTCAATTGTGGAAGCGGCCAGCAATCCTGCTTGACCTGACAATGACTGCAGGGCAGGTTGCGCTTATGTTGAATATGTCTCTAAAGCGTACTTGGGCAGATATTGCTCGGTATGGCCCAGACGATTTGGATTTGGATGCATTGAATTCCATTATTGGTTCTCACGAAAGCGGGCTTTCATTCATTGCAGCCCCGACTTTCCCTGCTGAGGCTGAAACATTACGAGGTGAAACACTCAATTCGGCGTTGCGTTTGATTGCAAGCCAATTTGATTATATCGTTGCGGACCTCCCACATGATTTCAGTGAGTCTGCTATTCAAGCCCTTGATATGGCTGATTTGATTCTAGTGATGGCAACTCCCGACATGGCATCTATACGAGCAGTTATTGCGGCACTCGATACCTACGAGAAACTTGGATATAAAAAGGAAAAGATTAAATTTGTCTTGAGTGCCCCATTTTTGCATTCTAGCCTTACGAAGGAAAAGATTGAATCTGCCTTGGGTATGCCATCCGTTTTAATGATCCCCTATGTTCAGGATGTGCTGCTTAACGCAATTAATTTAGGCCAACCAGTTGCGTACCATAAGCCGAAGGAGTTAATCTCAGGGGTGTTCGAAGATTTTTGTTTTTTGCTAAGCAAAGATGCTCATAGAAAAAGCAAACCCGAGAATCCTAGTGACGCTTGGAAAAGGGTCTATAAACGTTATCAAGAGAGAAAGAGATAG
- a CDS encoding DUF177 domain-containing protein gives MTNPRKPFRLNVGFIVHEETGYSHRFPLEFDKAVLGEDLTLENFEGLIVIDRAQQGLVVQGEFSGDTELECVRCLNPFTYSLSGEWTELYAFTEKSISESGLLVPESGQIDFAPVLREYAMLEFPIKALCRPDCKGLCIECGQDLNVKDCGHSQEDNDSPFSVLKNLK, from the coding sequence ATGACCAATCCACGCAAACCATTTCGTTTAAATGTCGGTTTCATCGTTCACGAGGAGACCGGCTATAGCCATCGGTTCCCGCTTGAGTTCGATAAAGCGGTTCTTGGTGAAGATCTCACATTGGAAAATTTCGAAGGCTTAATCGTCATTGACCGCGCCCAACAGGGGTTGGTGGTTCAAGGCGAGTTTTCAGGTGATACTGAACTTGAATGTGTGCGATGCCTAAACCCATTCACATATTCACTCAGTGGCGAGTGGACTGAATTGTATGCATTCACTGAAAAATCAATCAGTGAATCAGGGCTACTTGTACCCGAAAGCGGACAAATCGATTTTGCACCTGTATTGCGCGAGTATGCCATGCTCGAGTTTCCGATCAAGGCACTCTGCCGCCCCGATTGCAAAGGTCTCTGCATTGAATGCGGGCAGGATTTGAATGTGAAGGATTGCGGGCACAGTCAGGAAGATAACGACTCGCCGTTCTCTGTATTGAAGAACCTAAAGTAA
- a CDS encoding PAS domain S-box protein, which yields MEPAKSSQESASGRKKTTDDPNVNDANMGNRAPEKYQLIENSLLRAMFDLSLDAVVVIDPHDADVSWPIIDCNDALCKMNGYHREELIGHSIDVLNGSEGTETERTAYMNNLRQAGGLIKIETMHTRKDGTAFPVEVSTMLVTIEGRELVVGIDRDITARVQMEEKLAQERTLLHTLMDNIPDYIYVKDKQGRKIISNVADWMGSGGKAMEDVLGKTDFDMYPPELAAKFWADDKFILDTGQSIINREEPAQDKDGNPIWLLTTKVPLMDGNGEITGIVGIGRDITRQKQSAMETDRQRRYFESLILNSPVAIVVLDNDENIVSSNPAFETLYGFTNEEIIGSNLNSLITNDESRQEADQYTRDAMTKTVHAIGKRQRKDGSSVHVEIFGVPVIIDGKKEGAFAMYHDITELDKARADAEAASRTKSEFLANMSHEIRTPMNGVIGMLELALDTPLTAEQTDYLQTSLHSAEALLTLLNDILDFSKIEAGRLELETINFNLRNVVEDVTYTLAKRAQDKGLEVVCLIHPDLASDLKGDPGRLRQILVNLLGNAIKFMHFGEIVVQAEPIEETSTHANIRFAVNDTGIGIPSERLAAIFDRFTQADGSTTRQYGGTGLGLTISKQLATAMGGKIGVESKPGVGSIFWFEIRFAKQVHEKRTTAPLALKPVNLMQARFLIVDDNQTNRIVLTKNVEALGSRVDSVASGAKALEVLRNAHRKGDPYHFVLLDMQMPGMDGEQLARAIKSDPSIKNVKILILTSMGQRGDVGRLEALGVSGYLLKPVKQQMLFDAVIAVWNNPEEESSNLVTRHTLSETRKLGLRLLLAEDNTINQKLAMVLLQKAGYSVDAVGNGAQAFEKAKANQYSAILMDVQMPELDGLEATHLIREWEKDTGQHIPIIAMTAHAMAGDRERCLDAGMDDYVSKPLDPKVLFSALDRWTQSNSNMMDEPLDTVQDYSASVQLVSTEMDAGLFGEEDIISSASNDDRKPAPVFQSVSVADDLPVNFDDALFRFGGDRDFMMEMFKEYLDHLPGRLNELQVALKAGDIGSIARLAHNLKGISLNFSVNPLANVALALEEIGKREDITHAPELISQLDVEIRRLEKYLSTIGQ from the coding sequence ATGGAACCTGCGAAATCAAGCCAAGAGTCTGCCTCGGGGAGAAAAAAAACGACAGATGATCCGAATGTAAATGATGCCAATATGGGTAATAGGGCGCCTGAAAAATATCAGTTGATTGAAAATAGCCTTCTTCGGGCAATGTTTGACCTTTCCTTGGATGCAGTTGTGGTTATTGACCCTCATGATGCGGATGTTTCGTGGCCCATAATTGATTGCAATGATGCCCTTTGCAAGATGAATGGATATCACCGTGAAGAACTGATTGGACATTCCATTGATGTATTGAACGGGAGTGAGGGGACAGAAACCGAGCGCACAGCTTATATGAACAATTTGCGACAAGCAGGCGGATTGATAAAAATTGAAACTATGCACACGCGTAAAGATGGCACGGCATTTCCAGTAGAAGTTTCGACGATGCTTGTAACCATTGAAGGGCGCGAATTGGTCGTAGGGATAGATCGCGACATTACAGCCCGTGTCCAAATGGAAGAAAAGCTTGCGCAGGAGCGTACTCTCTTGCATACATTGATGGATAATATACCGGATTATATTTATGTAAAAGATAAGCAGGGCCGCAAAATTATCTCTAATGTTGCCGATTGGATGGGATCTGGCGGGAAAGCAATGGAAGATGTTCTGGGAAAGACAGACTTTGATATGTATCCACCTGAACTGGCTGCCAAGTTTTGGGCAGATGATAAGTTTATTCTTGATACGGGACAATCAATTATAAATCGTGAAGAACCTGCGCAAGACAAAGATGGTAACCCAATATGGTTGTTGACAACAAAAGTTCCCTTGATGGATGGCAATGGAGAAATTACGGGAATAGTGGGAATTGGCCGAGATATTACCAGGCAAAAGCAGAGTGCCATGGAAACCGATCGCCAGAGACGGTATTTTGAATCTCTTATATTGAATAGCCCGGTTGCAATTGTGGTGTTGGATAATGACGAAAATATAGTTTCCAGTAACCCTGCCTTTGAGACGTTGTATGGTTTTACCAATGAAGAGATTATAGGCTCGAATCTGAATTCTCTCATTACAAATGATGAATCACGTCAAGAAGCTGACCAGTATACGCGGGACGCTATGACTAAAACCGTTCATGCGATTGGAAAACGTCAACGCAAAGATGGTTCATCAGTTCACGTGGAAATTTTTGGCGTGCCCGTTATTATTGATGGTAAAAAAGAGGGCGCGTTTGCCATGTATCATGATATTACTGAGCTAGATAAAGCTCGTGCAGATGCAGAGGCGGCGAGCCGCACCAAGAGTGAATTCCTTGCTAACATGAGTCATGAGATCCGCACACCTATGAACGGTGTCATCGGTATGCTGGAACTTGCTCTTGATACACCGCTCACAGCAGAACAGACTGATTATCTACAAACATCCTTGCACAGCGCCGAAGCATTATTGACTCTACTTAATGATATTCTCGACTTCTCCAAGATCGAAGCTGGCAGACTGGAACTGGAGACCATCAACTTCAACCTCCGCAATGTGGTGGAGGATGTGACGTACACACTTGCCAAACGTGCCCAGGATAAAGGCCTTGAAGTTGTTTGCCTGATCCATCCAGATTTGGCTTCTGACCTAAAAGGTGATCCAGGTCGATTGCGCCAGATATTAGTCAACCTGCTTGGAAACGCCATCAAGTTTATGCATTTTGGAGAGATTGTTGTTCAGGCTGAACCTATTGAAGAGACCAGCACGCATGCCAATATCCGTTTTGCGGTAAACGACACGGGTATTGGCATCCCTAGTGAACGCCTTGCCGCGATCTTTGACCGTTTTACTCAGGCGGATGGGTCCACAACTCGGCAATACGGTGGGACAGGATTAGGTCTTACAATTAGTAAACAACTGGCTACTGCGATGGGTGGCAAAATTGGTGTAGAGAGTAAGCCGGGAGTAGGCAGTATATTCTGGTTTGAAATTCGATTTGCCAAGCAAGTACATGAAAAACGTACTACAGCTCCTCTGGCGCTTAAGCCTGTCAACCTGATGCAGGCGCGATTCCTAATTGTGGATGACAATCAAACCAATCGAATTGTTCTTACAAAAAATGTAGAAGCATTAGGTTCCCGTGTGGATTCAGTTGCTAGCGGGGCAAAAGCCTTGGAAGTTTTGAGAAATGCTCATCGAAAAGGTGACCCGTATCATTTTGTATTGCTTGATATGCAAATGCCCGGTATGGACGGCGAGCAACTTGCGCGGGCGATCAAAAGCGACCCTTCAATAAAAAATGTAAAAATCCTTATTCTTACATCCATGGGCCAGCGTGGTGATGTGGGCCGTCTTGAGGCTCTCGGCGTTTCCGGGTATTTACTCAAGCCAGTCAAACAACAGATGCTTTTTGATGCAGTGATCGCAGTTTGGAACAATCCGGAAGAAGAAAGCTCAAACTTAGTCACGCGTCATACACTTTCCGAAACAAGAAAACTTGGTTTACGTCTTTTGCTTGCTGAAGATAATACGATCAATCAAAAACTTGCCATGGTACTGCTTCAAAAAGCAGGTTACTCAGTGGACGCTGTCGGGAACGGTGCACAGGCCTTTGAGAAAGCTAAGGCTAATCAATACAGTGCCATTCTTATGGATGTTCAGATGCCTGAATTGGATGGTTTGGAAGCCACACACTTGATTCGTGAATGGGAAAAAGACACAGGTCAACATATTCCCATTATTGCCATGACCGCCCATGCCATGGCAGGTGATCGTGAGCGATGTTTGGATGCAGGCATGGACGATTATGTTTCCAAACCACTCGACCCGAAAGTCTTGTTCAGTGCTTTGGATCGTTGGACACAGTCTAACAGTAATATGATGGACGAGCCTCTTGATACTGTGCAGGATTATTCAGCTTCTGTGCAACTCGTTTCGACTGAAATGGATGCTGGATTGTTTGGTGAAGAGGACATCATATCATCCGCCTCAAATGACGACCGAAAGCCTGCTCCTGTTTTTCAATCAGTGTCCGTGGCCGACGATTTACCTGTCAACTTTGATGACGCCCTTTTCCGCTTTGGGGGAGATCGAGATTTCATGATGGAAATGTTTAAGGAATATCTGGATCATTTGCCAGGACGCCTAAATGAACTCCAAGTGGCCTTGAAAGCAGGTGATATAGGCAGTATTGCTCGTCTTGCTCACAATCTCAAAGGTATTTCGTTAAACTTTAGTGTAAACCCGCTTGCCAATGTTGCGCTGGCTCTTGAGGAGATCGGCAAACGCGAAGATATAACCCATGCTCCTGAACTCATTTCCCAGCTTGATGTAGAAATTCGTCGGTTGGAGAAATACCTATCCACTATCGGCCAGTAA